TATGTGTGGATTTCGTTGATAGGTTTTATCATATCAGCGACAGGACTTCCGATATTAGGTGTTGTGGCAGTTGCGAAGGCAGGAAGTTTTCAAGCATTAGGAGAACGGGTGCATCGTTCATTTGCTATTGTTTTTCCTTGTTTAGTGTATGTATTTATCGGTCCAGGACTTGGAATACCACGAGCAGGGAGTTTAGCGTTTGAAATGGGATTCGGATCATTCTTTCCGGAGCCTGGAAAATTAGTCTTGTTAGTTTACACGGTCGTTTTCTTTAGTATTGTGTATTGGCTTAGCTTATCGCCATCAAGACTAATGGACCTATTTGGGAAAGTGTTGACGCCTTTATTATTATGTATGATTGCTCTTATTTTTATAAAAAGCATGATTACGCCTGTAGGAGCTTTGGAAGCGCCGCTTGGAAATTATGGACAAGCACCTATGTTTCAAGGATTTTTAGATGGCTATTTAACAATGGATGCATTGGCTGCCTTAATCTTTGGTATTGTAGTTGCGAATGCTGTACAGGAAAAGGGGATAAAATCCGATAAAAGCTTAGCGAAATATATGAGTATAGCGGGCGTTGGTGCCGGGCTTTTATTGTCTATTATTTATATTATCCTTGGATATGTCGGTTCAATTAGTGGTTCATTAGGACAGTTTGAGAATGGTGCGAAAGTACTAGCAGGAGTGATGACTCTGTTATTTGGACAAAGTGGTGTTGTTCTGCTAGGAATTATCTTTACGATTGCATGCCTCTGTGTTTCCGTAGGTCTTGTGACATCGTGTAGTCAATTTTTTACAAGTGTATTCCCCAAAATACCTTATAGAGTTTGGGGATTTATACTAAGCTTTATAAGCATGTTTCTGGCTAATTTGGGATTGACAGAGATTTTAAAGGTATCGGTTCCAATCCTTGGATTCATATATCCAGTTGCTTTAACGTTAATCATATTAGGACTGTTTCATAAAAAGATTAGCCGATATGTATATATATATCCTATAACAATCGGGAGCGTAGCGCTATTTAGCGCAATAGATATTGTAAATCGGAATGTATTCATGGATAGATGGACACCGCTACTTAAACATATTCCTTTTTATACAGAAGGAGTCGGTTGGCTAGTTCCGGCTATTGTAAGTGCGTGTCTTGGAATTGTTATAAGTGTTTTAGTTAACAAAAAGGATTAAAAAGGTGCTTTCCATAACGGAAAACACCTTTTTATTTAGTTTGCATGAATTGTAACAGGCTCGCTATATTTAGCTATAGAATTTTGACGTAGGCGCAATGTTGCTTGACCAATTGTATTCGGTGAAATTTGTACATTTACTACTTTCTCAGCTGAACCTTGGCTATTTGTCGTGAAGGAAAAGGCATTACTATATCCATAAGTAGATGGCCATGTTCCGTTTGAGTTTTGTACTTTTGCAACTTGTGTACCGCCAGCTATGAAAATTCCTAGCGAATAATTGTTGTACGTTGTGTTAGGTAATAAATTATTGACTTGAATTTTTATTTGAAACACTTCATTATTTGGTAGAACGCTAGGATGAGTAACTACATAATTATGAACGGGTGTCGCTATTGAACCTTTATATCCGTATGAACCAGGTTTAAAAGTATCCGTATTGAACCATTGATAACCTTGAGTTGGAGCGCTCCAAGGTTCTGGTTGTGGTTCAGTTGATAAGCTTGGCTGCTCGAATGTTTGTAAAGGTGTTGGTTCATCTAATTGTAATCCACTTATTTGGTCTAAGCTTGTGTATGTCTCCTGATGGGATAACCAATTTACGATATTTTCTAACAAAATTGCATCGTTTTGTTCTTTATAGCCATCATACGTTTTCTTCGGTTGTCCCGTATCTTCACGAACGTATTTTGGCGTTGCATCTTCGACTGGGGATGAGTCACCGATAAAGGCTGCTTTCCCGAGCCCTACTTTAGCGATTGCAACATATGGACCTTCCGCAATACCACCGCCATTATAAACACCACTATCCACTGCATGATTCCATTTTGGTGGATTCTCTGGAAGATATACAATTCCTTTTGCTAATTTAGGATTTGTAATAGCAAGTGTAGAGCCCGCATGCATAGCTACAGATGAAACACCTGCTGTAATACCAAATGATTGATTAGGGGATACGATATTTGTAGCAGTAATATCTCCTAATGCATTGTAGCGAAAGCGAATACCAAAGTTTTGTGATAACCAATCAGAACTTTCTACTCCTTGCATTGCTAAGGAAGTTTCTTCTTCAGTGGACATTCCTTTTGCAGCATTTTCCCATGCACCTCGTCTATACCCATTAAAAACTTCCGAAGAATCCCAACGATTTTTATTGCGGTCTGCATTATAATGATCCGCTATAAAGAAAATACTTCCACCATTTTTAACATATTGTAGCATAGCGTCTTGCTCTGACTTTTTGTAAGGAATATTTGCTTCAGGAACGATAAATACATTGTAATCTTTTAGAGTTTCATATGTAATCGGGTTCGATTGGCGAAGTTCTTTTACAAAATATCCATTATTAGCAATACCATTTCCAAAATCAGAAAAACCACCATCGATAACCCAATCAGCTGTTCCGGCCGTTTGACCGTGAGTGTTATCAAATAATACTTTTTTTCCGTTATTTTGATTGATAACCTTTGCTGTAATTTCAGGTGCAGGATCTGTGGAGCTTTCAGCAAAAGCAGATGGAAGATAAGCGCTTCCAGTAGTGAGTGTAATCGTTACTGCTAGTGATAATATAAGCCGTTTTTTGTTCTTCATAGAAGAATCCCCCTAATAAAAAAATAAATTGCTTTAATAATGTAATAGATTTTTTTGCAAAAAGAAAGATGAAAAATAAAAAATATATGAAAAAGACGTAAAAATAGCACAAATTTTGTTGAAAAAGTATAACGTGAAACTTTAATCAGCGGGGGTTTTCTTCATCCCCTACTGATTATGAGCCCTCACCAATCGGGCTGTTACGGGCAGCCCTACTCCCACCTATCTTCCTTGTTTCTCTCTGAGTCTTGAGGTGGGAGTCTTACTACCCCTAAAATAGCGGGATAAAAATATCCCCTCTAATGAAGAGGGGATCAATACTTAACTAATTTTTGAGCTTGGTACATCGTCTATTTTATGGAATCCTTTTATATAATACACAATTGCGAGTGCAATTAACCAAATGGGACCAACAATTAATGCGACCCTTGTATCTTCTGAATATGCCATGATGCCTAAT
The window above is part of the Bacillus cytotoxicus NVH 391-98 genome. Proteins encoded here:
- the brnQ1 gene encoding branched-chain amino acid transport system II carrier protein BrnQ1: MRVLQKKEILLISLMLFSMFFGAGNLIFPPFLGYEAGEYVWISLIGFIISATGLPILGVVAVAKAGSFQALGERVHRSFAIVFPCLVYVFIGPGLGIPRAGSLAFEMGFGSFFPEPGKLVLLVYTVVFFSIVYWLSLSPSRLMDLFGKVLTPLLLCMIALIFIKSMITPVGALEAPLGNYGQAPMFQGFLDGYLTMDALAALIFGIVVANAVQEKGIKSDKSLAKYMSIAGVGAGLLLSIIYIILGYVGSISGSLGQFENGAKVLAGVMTLLFGQSGVVLLGIIFTIACLCVSVGLVTSCSQFFTSVFPKIPYRVWGFILSFISMFLANLGLTEILKVSVPILGFIYPVALTLIILGLFHKKISRYVYIYPITIGSVALFSAIDIVNRNVFMDRWTPLLKHIPFYTEGVGWLVPAIVSACLGIVISVLVNKKD
- a CDS encoding DNA-binding protein, with amino-acid sequence MKNKKRLILSLAVTITLTTGSAYLPSAFAESSTDPAPEITAKVINQNNGKKVLFDNTHGQTAGTADWVIDGGFSDFGNGIANNGYFVKELRQSNPITYETLKDYNVFIVPEANIPYKKSEQDAMLQYVKNGGSIFFIADHYNADRNKNRWDSSEVFNGYRRGAWENAAKGMSTEEETSLAMQGVESSDWLSQNFGIRFRYNALGDITATNIVSPNQSFGITAGVSSVAMHAGSTLAITNPKLAKGIVYLPENPPKWNHAVDSGVYNGGGIAEGPYVAIAKVGLGKAAFIGDSSPVEDATPKYVREDTGQPKKTYDGYKEQNDAILLENIVNWLSHQETYTSLDQISGLQLDEPTPLQTFEQPSLSTEPQPEPWSAPTQGYQWFNTDTFKPGSYGYKGSIATPVHNYVVTHPSVLPNNEVFQIKIQVNNLLPNTTYNNYSLGIFIAGGTQVAKVQNSNGTWPSTYGYSNAFSFTTNSQGSAEKVVNVQISPNTIGQATLRLRQNSIAKYSEPVTIHAN